One window from the genome of Paracoccus zhejiangensis encodes:
- a CDS encoding GPW/gp25 family protein yields the protein MQLDFPYHFDGSQRTSGTSEADHIRDLIEQILFTNPGERVNRPDFGAGIYRLLFAPVSPEQAATTEFVIRAALQQHLGRRIEVTEIRAEAVDAAILITITYRLLRSGAEASASFRLGDGS from the coding sequence ATGCAGCTTGATTTCCCCTATCATTTCGACGGCAGCCAGCGAACCTCGGGCACGTCCGAGGCCGACCATATCCGCGACCTGATCGAGCAGATCCTGTTCACCAATCCGGGCGAGCGGGTGAACCGCCCTGATTTCGGCGCCGGCATCTATCGCCTGCTGTTCGCGCCAGTCAGCCCCGAACAGGCCGCGACCACCGAATTCGTCATCCGCGCGGCGCTGCAGCAGCATCTGGGGCGGCGGATCGAGGTGACCGAGATCCGGGCCGAGGCCGTGGATGCCGCCATCCTCATCACCATCACCTATCGCCTGTTGCGGAGCGGGGCCGAGGCCTCGGCCAGCTTCCGGCTGGGGGATGGGTCATGA
- a CDS encoding phage baseplate assembly protein V: protein MTEQYFGKFRGTVINNIDPMMVGRIQAMVPDVSSVALTSWAMPCFPMSGIQTGVLAVPPIGAGVWVEFERGDPDYPVWTGCFYGTVAEVPALHQLTPPGLSAVTIQTMLQNGITVTDLPGPTGGIVIKTATGASLIVNDTGIYIQNGKGASIIMTGPTVTVNNGALVVI, encoded by the coding sequence ATGACCGAACAATACTTCGGCAAATTCCGCGGCACGGTCATCAACAACATCGACCCGATGATGGTCGGCCGGATTCAGGCGATGGTGCCCGATGTCAGCTCGGTGGCGCTGACCAGCTGGGCGATGCCCTGCTTTCCGATGTCGGGCATCCAGACCGGGGTGCTGGCGGTGCCGCCGATCGGCGCCGGGGTCTGGGTCGAGTTCGAGCGCGGTGATCCCGATTACCCGGTCTGGACCGGCTGTTTCTATGGCACCGTGGCCGAGGTTCCGGCGCTGCACCAGCTGACCCCGCCGGGGCTCAGCGCGGTGACCATCCAGACCATGCTGCAGAACGGCATCACCGTCACTGACCTGCCGGGACCGACCGGCGGCATCGTCATCAAGACCGCGACCGGCGCCTCGCTGATCGTGAACGACACCGGCATCTACATCCAGAACGGCAAGGGCGCCTCGATCATCATGACCGGCCCGACGGTCACGGTGAACAATGGCGCGCTGGTGGTGATCTGA